TTTTGGCGCTTACCGGTGCTTCAGTGATTCAATTATATTCTTCATTTATTTAGTAAATTTAGTAAAACACATCTTTATTACTATTTATTAAAAAATATTATATTTTTATTTAAAGTGGACTTCCATAGCAAATTTTTAAATATTATAATGCGAATATAACTTATAGTTAAAAACCTTAGTCAACACAAAAAGCTTATTACACTACCTTTTAAAGCTTTTCTTATAATATTTTATTACCGGGTAATTAACTATTAAGTAAGACTGCTCTAGATACCCGCCAGTATTTAAAGCAGTATTTTTTTAATTCAAATAGGAGAAAATAATGCGTAATATTTTAAATCCCATTTTCACTAATTATTATAATACTACTCAATCTGTTAATAAAGAAGAAATTGAGCAGTATTTCAAGAATATAACCAATGAACGGGTAGGACGATGGTTTGAAGCTTTTTTGAAGTTTACAAATCAAAAAATGATCACAGGTATGGTAATGCAAAACCTATTCCAAGATTTACAAGAAGCCCAAATAATCACTACTCCATTATCTATTTTAGATGTGGGGTGCGGAGAAGGGGAACTAGCTATGCAAATTTTACAAACTTGGTCAACACAATTACACTGTATTTGTTATTACGGCATAGATACTGATACAAGTTTTATTAATACTATTCATAATGCTTTAACCGATTTACAAGTTCTTCATCGGCTTAAGCAAGGTAGTTGTTTTAACTCTGATATAGATGACTTGCCAAATAGTATGAACATCATCTTAGCTTCAAATGTTGCATACTATGCTCCTAACATCGATAGATTCATGCACTCCCTTCTATCAAAAAAGAGTTCGGATGGTATTTTAGTCTCTATTCATGAATCTTCTACCTCTATTCCGAATTTTTTAAGAGAAAAATATGGTGCTGAAGTAGATACTAAAACAGCATATAAGATCAAAGTCTGCTTAGATAATGTGCAAGTAAAGTATTGTGAATTTATGCTACCATCAAAGATATCTTTACCCGAAAATTATCATAATATGGCATTGCAATTGCTGAAATCTACTCAAAGTACTGCGAGTA
The endosymbiont of Acanthamoeba sp. UWC8 DNA segment above includes these coding regions:
- a CDS encoding class I SAM-dependent methyltransferase; the encoded protein is MRNILNPIFTNYYNTTQSVNKEEIEQYFKNITNERVGRWFEAFLKFTNQKMITGMVMQNLFQDLQEAQIITTPLSILDVGCGEGELAMQILQTWSTQLHCICYYGIDTDTSFINTIHNALTDLQVLHRLKQGSCFNSDIDDLPNSMNIILASNVAYYAPNIDRFMHSLLSKKSSDGILVSIHESSTSIPNFLREKYGAEVDTKTAYKIKVCLDNVQVKYCEFMLPSKISLPENYHNMALQLLKSTQSTASNLDIPVLNADHQQFKMLLEFVVQKSLESLKHQGSLNNYINDVLDIAKKNKGSIPIKSSVVLVVPEDVHNKIYSIVDKKGFSKPDDISYSHFML